In Labrys wisconsinensis, the following are encoded in one genomic region:
- a CDS encoding ABC transporter permease, translated as MRGADRIARALFGLYMAAFFVYLFAPLAIMGAATFNTSRFPTVTPWQGTTLQWFVELWNGRAMWDSVWTSLGVALCVVLFSLPAGTAAALVLTSLHARARSFLYALMVSPLLTPGVVIGISTLVLWRQLGVGGGAFLIVVAQASFITCYVMLMVAARLQRFDRTQEEAALGLGASKVMVFRRVLLPFLKPALIAAGLLAVLQSIENYNTTLFVRGHDTPLTVFIATKVRTGLTPAVNALALVMIAITLMGAIAYEVVRRRQATARAR; from the coding sequence ATGAGGGGCGCCGACCGTATCGCCCGCGCCCTGTTCGGCCTCTACATGGCGGCCTTCTTCGTCTATCTCTTCGCGCCGCTCGCGATCATGGGCGCGGCCACCTTCAACACCAGCCGGTTTCCGACGGTCACGCCCTGGCAGGGAACGACGCTGCAGTGGTTCGTCGAGCTGTGGAACGGCCGGGCGATGTGGGACTCGGTCTGGACGTCGCTGGGCGTCGCCCTCTGCGTGGTGCTGTTCTCGCTGCCCGCCGGCACGGCGGCGGCGCTCGTCCTCACCAGCCTGCATGCCCGGGCTCGCAGCTTTCTCTATGCGCTGATGGTGTCGCCGCTGCTCACCCCCGGCGTGGTCATCGGCATCTCCACCCTGGTGCTCTGGCGCCAGCTCGGCGTGGGCGGCGGCGCCTTCCTCATCGTCGTGGCGCAGGCGAGCTTCATCACCTGCTACGTCATGCTGATGGTGGCCGCGCGCCTGCAGCGCTTCGATCGCACGCAGGAAGAGGCTGCGCTGGGTCTCGGCGCGTCGAAGGTCATGGTCTTCCGGCGCGTCCTGCTGCCATTCCTGAAGCCGGCGCTGATCGCGGCCGGGCTGCTCGCCGTGCTGCAATCGATCGAGAACTACAACACGACGCTGTTCGTGCGCGGCCACGACACGCCGTTGACGGTCTTCATCGCCACCAAGGTGCGCACCGGGCTGACGCCGGCCGTGAACGCGCTGGCCCTGGTGATGATCGCGATCACGCTCATGGGCGCGATCGCCTACGAGGTTGTCCGCCGCCGCCAGGCCACGGCAAGGGCGCGCTGA
- a CDS encoding M24 family metallopeptidase yields the protein MSIVVFDPDKVDDVDFQDRMRHPLAEDPSNGMWLSDTEPAAVDALKLRQERLARLRAWLKASGYGGVILFDPYNQRYATGTRNMFGYFLRNSTRYIFIPAEGPITLFDYPQSYHVSTGLETIDEARPSKLVWSSVSAKDEATADPFAAEIADLMRRKAPGATKIGMDRCTHLQALALEAQGLEVKDCQGEILAVRAVKTPEEIKCLQISMAGAEAAVAAVREAIRPGVSENELFAIMYGEVIRQGGEFIETRLLTTGQRTNPWFNEASGRRVRPGELVALDTDTIGCYGYYSDFSRTFRCGPGRPTDYQKMLYRMSHDQVQHNIELIRPGIAFCEIADRAWKIPQRFVDQRYTSVMHGVGMHGETPFIAHAMDFETYGREGHLVPGMVVSVESYIGEKGGREGVKLEEEVLVTETGGALISRFPFEDELLGQG from the coding sequence ATGTCGATTGTCGTCTTTGACCCCGACAAGGTGGATGATGTCGATTTCCAGGACAGGATGCGTCATCCCTTGGCGGAGGACCCGTCCAACGGCATGTGGCTCTCCGATACCGAGCCGGCAGCGGTCGACGCCTTGAAGCTTCGCCAGGAGCGGCTCGCCAGGCTGCGCGCCTGGCTGAAGGCGTCGGGCTATGGCGGCGTCATCCTGTTCGATCCCTACAACCAGCGCTATGCCACCGGCACGCGCAACATGTTCGGCTATTTCCTGCGCAATTCGACCCGCTACATCTTCATTCCGGCGGAAGGACCGATCACGCTGTTCGACTACCCCCAGAGCTATCACGTCAGCACGGGGCTCGAGACCATCGACGAGGCGAGGCCGAGCAAGCTGGTCTGGTCGTCGGTATCGGCCAAGGACGAGGCGACCGCCGACCCCTTCGCCGCCGAGATCGCCGACCTGATGCGCAGGAAGGCTCCGGGCGCGACGAAGATCGGCATGGACCGCTGCACGCATCTGCAGGCCCTGGCCCTCGAGGCGCAGGGGCTGGAGGTCAAGGATTGCCAAGGCGAGATCCTGGCGGTGCGCGCGGTCAAGACGCCCGAGGAGATCAAGTGCCTGCAGATCTCCATGGCCGGGGCCGAGGCCGCCGTCGCCGCCGTCCGCGAGGCGATCAGGCCCGGCGTCAGCGAGAACGAGCTGTTCGCCATCATGTATGGCGAGGTGATCCGCCAGGGCGGCGAGTTCATCGAGACGCGGCTCCTGACCACTGGCCAGCGCACCAACCCCTGGTTCAACGAGGCGAGCGGCCGCCGCGTGCGTCCCGGCGAATTGGTGGCGCTCGATACCGATACGATCGGCTGCTACGGCTATTATTCCGATTTCTCGCGCACGTTCCGCTGCGGGCCGGGCAGGCCGACGGACTACCAGAAGATGCTGTACCGCATGTCCCATGATCAGGTGCAGCACAATATCGAGCTGATCCGGCCGGGCATCGCCTTCTGCGAGATCGCCGATCGCGCCTGGAAGATCCCGCAGCGCTTCGTCGACCAGCGCTATACGTCGGTGATGCATGGCGTCGGCATGCACGGGGAGACGCCGTTCATCGCCCACGCCATGGACTTCGAGACCTATGGACGCGAGGGGCATCTGGTGCCGGGCATGGTGGTCAGCGTCGAAAGCTATATCGGCGAGAAGGGCGGCCGCGAGGGCGTGAAGCTCGAGGAGGAAGTGCTGGTGACCGAAACCGGCGGCGCGCTGATCTCGCGCTTTCCCTTCGAGGACGAGCTTCTGGGGCAGGGCTGA
- a CDS encoding extracellular solute-binding protein, translated as MATIERRTFLKGTAAAVGLSLAAPFISRSYAQGSSGSVNIFAWAGYISDDLLAAFEKATGIKATYTPYGTNDELLNQMRASNGTGYDIIWPAVDRVPNYVEYGLIQPIDESKVQWDRVLGSAAKGSEKLGAVIGGKRYQVPTDWGTEAIAFDKTKFPLEYGVASYRHIWMPEAAGKAAVRGHSGLVGLALWLEKEGKLPHPFRDSFAKEEVMRANYDVVLAEAIARKRNIVQFWSNENEAQGAFRVNGAEIGQTWDSSAAALIREGLPIGYIAPVEGALAWMEGVSLPVGAKNVEQAYAFLNWMVTPEGGAMYANHTSINTTAVGAEAHLSDANRTFFAAAYPGDALEKLWWWPVQENWFVARRNEYQDKFLSA; from the coding sequence GTGGCGACCATCGAGCGACGCACGTTTCTGAAGGGGACGGCTGCGGCCGTAGGCCTTTCTCTGGCGGCCCCCTTCATCTCCCGGAGCTACGCTCAGGGCTCGTCCGGTTCGGTCAACATCTTCGCATGGGCGGGCTACATCAGCGACGATCTGCTGGCCGCCTTCGAGAAGGCCACCGGCATCAAGGCCACCTACACGCCCTACGGCACCAATGACGAGCTCTTGAACCAGATGCGTGCCTCCAACGGCACGGGCTACGACATCATCTGGCCGGCCGTCGACCGCGTGCCGAACTATGTCGAATACGGCCTGATTCAGCCGATCGACGAATCGAAGGTGCAGTGGGACCGCGTGCTGGGCAGCGCGGCGAAGGGGTCGGAGAAGCTGGGCGCCGTGATCGGCGGCAAGCGCTACCAGGTGCCGACGGACTGGGGCACGGAGGCGATCGCCTTCGACAAGACCAAGTTCCCGCTGGAGTATGGCGTGGCGTCCTATCGTCACATCTGGATGCCCGAGGCTGCGGGCAAGGCGGCCGTGCGCGGCCATTCCGGCCTCGTCGGCCTGGCCCTGTGGCTGGAGAAGGAAGGCAAGCTGCCGCACCCGTTCAGGGACAGCTTCGCCAAGGAAGAGGTGATGCGCGCCAACTACGACGTGGTTCTGGCCGAGGCCATCGCCCGCAAGCGCAACATCGTCCAGTTCTGGTCCAACGAAAACGAGGCGCAGGGCGCGTTCCGCGTCAACGGCGCCGAGATCGGCCAGACGTGGGACAGCTCGGCCGCGGCGCTGATCCGCGAAGGCCTGCCGATCGGCTACATCGCGCCCGTCGAAGGCGCCCTGGCCTGGATGGAAGGCGTCTCCCTGCCGGTCGGCGCGAAGAACGTCGAGCAGGCCTATGCCTTCCTGAACTGGATGGTCACGCCCGAGGGCGGCGCGATGTACGCCAACCACACCTCGATCAACACCACCGCCGTCGGCGCCGAAGCCCATCTGTCGGACGCGAACCGGACCTTCTTCGCCGCCGCCTATCCCGGCGACGCGCTCGAGAAGCTGTGGTGGTGGCCCGTGCAGGAGAACTGGTTCGTGGCGCGGCGCAACGAGTACCAGGACAAGTTCCTCTCGGCCTGA
- a CDS encoding ABC transporter permease, with protein MAELYRRFGGGLATVFAALVLLWLAGMVLAPNVMMIDYALRPNLPPAQIGGPDDVYSLANIVALAGDEVHRAIFLKTIWASALVAFVTFVVCYPLAYWLAQHATPSQLGLVLIALTIPFWINEVLRTLAWYILLALRGPLNALLLSIGVIDEPVRWYGNAGVLAGMVYAYILFMLFPIYNSIESLEKAQIEAARDLGAATWRIHWRVVMPHAKAGIATGCVFTFMLAAGSYVVPALLGSPGSRWFTEIIYNWFFEGGDWNRGAAYAFVLLVLCLAVVLIALRLARVNLADVAK; from the coding sequence ATGGCTGAGCTCTACAGGCGCTTCGGCGGCGGGCTCGCCACGGTCTTCGCCGCGCTGGTGCTGCTGTGGCTGGCCGGGATGGTGCTCGCGCCCAACGTCATGATGATCGACTACGCCTTGCGGCCCAACCTGCCGCCGGCCCAGATCGGCGGGCCCGACGACGTCTATTCCCTGGCCAACATCGTCGCCCTCGCCGGCGACGAGGTGCACCGCGCCATCTTCCTCAAGACCATCTGGGCGAGCGCGCTCGTGGCCTTCGTCACCTTCGTCGTCTGCTACCCGCTCGCCTATTGGCTCGCCCAGCACGCGACGCCATCCCAGCTGGGGCTCGTCCTGATCGCGCTGACGATTCCGTTCTGGATCAACGAGGTGCTGCGCACGCTCGCCTGGTACATCCTGCTCGCCCTGCGCGGGCCGCTCAACGCCCTGCTCCTGTCCATCGGCGTCATCGACGAACCGGTGCGCTGGTACGGCAATGCCGGCGTGCTGGCCGGCATGGTCTACGCCTACATCCTGTTCATGCTGTTCCCGATCTACAATTCGATCGAGAGCCTGGAAAAGGCGCAGATCGAGGCGGCGCGGGATCTCGGCGCCGCCACCTGGCGCATCCACTGGCGCGTGGTGATGCCGCATGCGAAAGCCGGCATCGCCACCGGCTGCGTCTTCACCTTCATGCTCGCGGCAGGGTCCTATGTGGTGCCGGCCCTGCTCGGCTCGCCGGGCAGCCGCTGGTTCACCGAGATCATCTACAACTGGTTCTTCGAGGGCGGAGACTGGAACCGCGGCGCGGCCTACGCCTTCGTGCTGCTGGTCCTGTGCCTCGCCGTGGTGCTGATCGCGCTGAGGCTGGCGCGCGTCAATCTCGCGGACGTGGCGAAATGA
- a CDS encoding CAP domain-containing protein, which translates to MSDPSAQEVLLLALINRARLDPAAEAARLGIDLNEGLAPGTLSADSSQPLAFSAALQTAAEAHSQAMIDSDYFAHTDPNTGSTPQSRANGAGYSGGVGENISWRGTTGTPDPTAFAVQQYGDLFVDANVSGRGHRLNILDDRYQEVGIGQVMGAFTVSGNTYNASMITQDFGIPAAPGQILTGIAYNDSDGNDFYSVGEGRGGIAVVTAGGATATGTAGAYAQHVGVGDQAVTFSGGGLPGPVKVLATVTAGENAMVNLIDGTTVETSVSLREVSGVATIIGRGTHDLTLAGAGGDDTIIGSLGNDRLIGGAGNDTMRGGAGDDSYYVANSGDIVDETGGSGTDKVYSSLSFNLGNPNRVHGAVENLVLTGTGDINGTGNALANSITGNAGANTLQGGLGNDRLDGRDGNDLLVGGSGADRLTGGAGADHFVFNSIIESTLSSANRDVILDFSRAQGDKIDLSGIDAQTGVSGNQAFHFIGTAAFGHHAGELRYAVQNGNAYVYADVNGDGTTDFSVQVSHMTALQSSDFIL; encoded by the coding sequence ATGAGCGACCCCTCGGCCCAGGAAGTTCTGTTGCTGGCCCTGATCAACCGGGCCCGCCTCGATCCGGCGGCCGAGGCCGCGCGGCTCGGCATCGACCTCAACGAGGGGCTGGCGCCCGGCACGCTCTCCGCCGATTCGAGCCAGCCGCTGGCCTTCTCCGCCGCGCTGCAGACCGCCGCCGAGGCGCACAGCCAGGCGATGATCGACAGCGACTATTTCGCCCATACCGATCCCAACACCGGCAGCACGCCGCAGAGCCGGGCCAATGGCGCGGGCTACAGCGGAGGCGTCGGCGAGAACATCTCCTGGCGCGGCACGACGGGAACGCCCGATCCCACGGCGTTCGCCGTCCAGCAATATGGCGACCTGTTCGTCGACGCCAATGTCTCGGGGCGCGGCCATCGGCTCAACATCCTCGACGACCGCTACCAGGAGGTCGGCATCGGCCAGGTGATGGGCGCCTTCACCGTGTCGGGCAACACCTACAACGCCTCGATGATCACCCAGGATTTCGGCATTCCCGCCGCACCGGGCCAGATCCTCACCGGCATCGCCTACAACGACAGCGACGGCAACGACTTCTATTCCGTGGGCGAAGGTCGCGGCGGCATCGCCGTCGTCACGGCGGGCGGCGCGACCGCGACCGGCACGGCCGGCGCCTATGCCCAGCATGTCGGTGTGGGCGACCAGGCCGTCACCTTCTCCGGCGGCGGCCTGCCCGGCCCGGTCAAGGTGCTGGCGACGGTCACGGCCGGCGAGAACGCCATGGTGAACCTGATCGACGGCACCACCGTCGAGACCTCGGTGTCGCTGCGCGAGGTGAGCGGGGTCGCGACCATCATCGGCCGGGGCACCCACGACCTCACCCTGGCCGGGGCCGGCGGCGACGACACGATCATCGGCTCGCTCGGCAATGACCGCCTGATCGGCGGGGCCGGCAACGACACGATGCGCGGCGGCGCCGGCGACGACAGCTACTATGTCGCCAACAGCGGCGATATCGTCGACGAGACCGGCGGCTCGGGCACGGACAAGGTCTATTCGTCCCTCAGCTTCAACCTCGGCAACCCGAACCGCGTGCACGGCGCCGTCGAGAATCTGGTCCTCACCGGCACGGGCGACATCAACGGCACCGGCAATGCGCTCGCCAACAGCATCACCGGCAATGCCGGCGCCAACACGCTGCAGGGCGGCCTCGGCAACGACCGGCTCGACGGGCGGGACGGGAACGATCTTCTGGTGGGCGGCTCGGGTGCCGACCGGCTGACCGGCGGCGCCGGTGCCGACCATTTCGTGTTCAATTCCATCATCGAGAGCACTCTCTCGAGCGCCAATCGCGACGTGATCCTCGACTTCAGCCGGGCGCAGGGCGACAAGATCGATCTGTCCGGCATCGACGCGCAGACCGGCGTGAGCGGCAATCAGGCCTTCCACTTCATCGGCACCGCCGCCTTCGGCCACCATGCGGGCGAGCTGCGCTATGCCGTGCAGAACGGCAACGCCTATGTCTATGCCGACGTGAACGGCGACGGCACGACGGATTTCTCGGTGCAGGTCAGCCACATGACGGCACTGCAGTCGAGCGACTTCATCCTGTAG
- a CDS encoding ABC transporter substrate-binding protein yields MADTESASGLAGLTANALSGRIGRRDFMQGALALGLGLGAASALWAREVAAATPAKGGTFRVGLDDGNTSDALDPATTNSRFMITLAHTRTNFLTEIAGDNTVTGELAESFEGSKDARTWTLKLRKGVEFHHGKTFDARDAAASLNLHRGADSKSAAKPLLAAIEEIVVDDDHTLVLKLNQGNADIPYILTDYHLIMLPLGKDGKIDPMDNAGTGGYVLETFQPGVRATMKRFANYWKPDRAHFDSVVFTAVNDYVARQTALLSTELDAIIECDYKTVDLLAKAPDIEVDEVPSGTHVGMPMLCDAKPFDNPDLRLALKYATDREQLMRLVLKGHGSIGNDHPISPIMPFFDASQPQRHYDPDRARSLIRKAGLDGLTIQLSAADTVIAGAVDMAALFAETVKKIGVNVEVKREPNDSYWSNVWLKKPFCMAGWGQRPTPDIIFSLGYAAGADWNESHFKNERFNKLLVEARAEIDARRRTDMYGEMQRLVSDEGGTIIPFFRNWVYARHSKVAHGPKLSASWPLDGARGAERWWFA; encoded by the coding sequence ATGGCCGATACGGAAAGCGCATCCGGGCTTGCCGGATTGACGGCGAACGCCCTGTCCGGGCGGATCGGTCGCCGCGACTTCATGCAGGGCGCGTTGGCGCTCGGTCTCGGCCTCGGCGCCGCCTCCGCGCTCTGGGCGCGTGAGGTCGCGGCGGCGACGCCGGCGAAGGGCGGCACGTTCAGGGTCGGGCTCGACGACGGCAACACCTCCGACGCGCTCGATCCCGCGACCACCAATTCGCGTTTCATGATCACCCTGGCCCATACCCGCACCAATTTCCTCACCGAGATCGCGGGCGACAACACGGTGACCGGCGAGCTGGCCGAGAGTTTCGAAGGCTCCAAGGATGCCAGGACCTGGACGCTCAAACTGCGCAAGGGCGTCGAATTTCATCATGGCAAGACCTTCGATGCCCGGGACGCCGCCGCATCCCTCAATCTTCACCGCGGCGCGGATTCGAAATCGGCCGCCAAGCCGCTGCTTGCCGCCATCGAGGAGATCGTCGTCGACGACGACCACACCCTGGTCCTGAAGCTCAACCAGGGCAATGCCGACATTCCCTATATCCTGACGGATTACCACCTGATCATGCTGCCGCTCGGCAAGGACGGGAAGATCGATCCCATGGACAATGCCGGCACCGGCGGCTATGTGCTCGAAACCTTCCAGCCCGGCGTGCGGGCGACGATGAAACGGTTCGCCAATTACTGGAAGCCGGATCGCGCGCATTTCGACAGCGTCGTCTTCACCGCGGTCAACGACTACGTCGCCCGGCAGACGGCTCTGCTTTCGACCGAGCTCGATGCGATCATCGAATGCGACTACAAGACGGTCGATCTCCTGGCCAAGGCCCCCGACATCGAGGTCGACGAAGTCCCCTCCGGCACCCATGTCGGCATGCCGATGCTGTGCGACGCCAAGCCGTTCGACAATCCTGACCTCAGGCTCGCGCTGAAATATGCGACGGACCGCGAGCAGTTGATGAGGCTGGTGCTGAAGGGCCACGGCTCCATCGGCAACGATCACCCGATCAGCCCGATCATGCCGTTCTTCGATGCCAGCCAGCCGCAGCGGCACTACGACCCGGACCGGGCCCGGTCGCTGATCAGGAAGGCCGGCCTCGACGGCCTGACCATCCAGCTCTCGGCTGCCGATACCGTGATCGCCGGCGCCGTCGACATGGCGGCGCTCTTTGCCGAGACGGTCAAGAAGATCGGCGTCAATGTCGAGGTCAAGCGCGAGCCGAACGACAGCTATTGGTCCAATGTCTGGCTGAAGAAGCCGTTCTGCATGGCGGGGTGGGGGCAGCGGCCGACGCCGGACATCATCTTTTCGCTCGGCTATGCCGCGGGCGCCGACTGGAACGAATCCCATTTCAAGAACGAGCGCTTCAACAAGCTGCTGGTGGAAGCGCGCGCCGAGATCGATGCCAGGAGGCGCACGGACATGTATGGCGAGATGCAGCGCCTGGTGAGCGACGAGGGCGGCACGATCATCCCGTTCTTCCGCAACTGGGTCTATGCGCGGCATTCGAAGGTGGCGCATGGCCCAAAGCTGTCGGCGAGCTGGCCGCTCGACGGCGCGCGCGGCGCCGAGCGCTGGTGGTTCGCCTGA
- a CDS encoding MmcQ/YjbR family DNA-binding protein: MTYDAFNALCGSLPGTTYVVQWGGSHVWKVGGKVFAIGGWQEAEPSFTFKVSDMSYEMLKEQPGLRPAPYLASRGLKWIQHYARPGLSDADLGAYLRRSHAIIAQGLPKKKRAELGLDVTRPQAGSPGPA, from the coding sequence ATGACCTACGACGCGTTCAACGCCCTGTGCGGCAGCCTGCCCGGGACGACATATGTGGTCCAGTGGGGCGGGTCGCATGTCTGGAAGGTCGGCGGCAAGGTGTTCGCCATCGGCGGCTGGCAGGAGGCCGAGCCCAGCTTCACCTTCAAGGTCAGCGACATGTCGTACGAGATGCTCAAGGAGCAGCCCGGATTGCGGCCTGCGCCCTATCTCGCGTCGCGCGGCCTGAAATGGATCCAGCATTACGCCAGGCCCGGTCTTTCCGATGCGGACCTCGGCGCCTATCTCAGGCGATCGCACGCCATCATCGCCCAGGGCCTGCCGAAGAAGAAGCGCGCCGAGCTCGGGCTGGACGTCACGCGGCCCCAAGCAGGCTCTCCCGGACCTGCCTGA
- a CDS encoding alpha/beta hydrolase fold domain-containing protein encodes MAASPLDWLNADVAQLRAGYERQRARPMPENARWLTVGAVRVLEHRVAQARAGAIVYFHGGGFIVGSPLTHADVTAQLGRATGLPLYSVDYRLAPDFVAPAPVEDGRAVIDHLLAKGATRLVLCGDSAGGAIALAVEASLPAAVRGHLAGVCSFYGAHGLLDTPSIVERGRRAEGTDAACLRRYFDLATGGTAENPYAIGALARRSSVPTYLMVGSDDPLRDDTLGLAQALAGMGRDVTLDVAPGEGHGLLHIVESSRAAADALERAARWIEGRCREP; translated from the coding sequence ATGGCTGCTTCCCCCCTGGATTGGCTGAACGCGGATGTCGCGCAACTGCGGGCCGGCTACGAGCGGCAACGGGCCAGGCCGATGCCGGAGAATGCCCGCTGGCTGACGGTTGGGGCGGTGCGGGTGCTGGAGCATCGGGTTGCGCAGGCCCGGGCAGGGGCGATCGTCTATTTCCACGGCGGCGGCTTCATCGTCGGCTCGCCGCTGACCCATGCCGACGTCACCGCGCAGCTCGGCCGTGCCACCGGCCTGCCGCTCTATTCCGTCGACTACCGGCTTGCGCCGGACTTTGTCGCACCGGCACCGGTCGAAGACGGCCGCGCCGTCATCGATCACCTCCTGGCGAAGGGCGCGACCAGGCTCGTCCTTTGCGGCGACTCGGCCGGCGGCGCCATCGCGCTTGCCGTGGAGGCGAGCCTGCCGGCCGCCGTTCGCGGCCACCTCGCCGGCGTCTGCAGCTTCTATGGCGCTCACGGCCTGCTCGATACGCCGTCCATCGTCGAGAGGGGTCGTCGTGCCGAGGGCACCGACGCCGCCTGCCTGCGACGCTATTTCGACCTGGCCACGGGCGGCACGGCGGAAAACCCTTATGCGATCGGCGCCCTCGCCAGGCGCTCGTCCGTCCCGACCTACCTCATGGTCGGGAGTGACGATCCGCTCCGCGACGATACGCTCGGCCTGGCGCAGGCGCTCGCAGGCATGGGGCGCGACGTGACGCTCGACGTGGCGCCGGGCGAGGGCCACGGCCTGCTCCACATTGTCGAGAGCTCGCGGGCGGCCGCCGACGCTCTCGAACGCGCGGCGCGCTGGATCGAAGGACGGTGCCGCGAGCCCTGA
- a CDS encoding ABC transporter ATP-binding protein: MSHFVELHQVGMAFGATRAVGDVTFTVEGGEFFSILGPSGCGKTTILRMIAGFLHPTEGRILIGGRDMTGLGPNERPTAMIFQSLALFPLMPVWENIAFGLEARGVSRAERRRKADELLGLIALEGYGGRMPGELSGGQRQRVAIARALAVEPQVLLLDEPLSALDLKLRQHMRAELRALQKRTGVTFIYITHDQSEALAMSDRIAVMSAGALEQVGTPRELYANPATPFVAGFVGEINAVAGTVTAVERGMAALETRMGVMRGRAGPALAAGQRAKLYVRPEVLVPGDGGENRLTATVERIDFEGAFALAHGRLDDGADLVASLLGADPGAGLEIGMRASFGFAAERAVVLADG; encoded by the coding sequence ATGTCGCATTTCGTCGAGCTTCATCAGGTCGGCATGGCCTTCGGCGCGACCCGCGCCGTGGGCGACGTGACCTTCACCGTGGAGGGCGGGGAGTTCTTCTCCATCCTCGGCCCGTCCGGCTGCGGCAAGACCACGATCCTCAGGATGATCGCCGGCTTTCTGCACCCGACCGAAGGCCGCATCCTCATCGGCGGCCGCGACATGACCGGGCTCGGGCCCAACGAGCGGCCGACGGCCATGATCTTCCAGTCGCTGGCGCTGTTTCCCCTGATGCCGGTGTGGGAGAACATCGCCTTCGGCCTCGAGGCGCGCGGCGTCTCCAGGGCCGAGCGGCGCAGGAAGGCCGACGAGCTCCTGGGGCTGATCGCGCTCGAAGGCTATGGCGGGCGCATGCCGGGCGAGCTCTCCGGCGGCCAGCGCCAGCGTGTGGCCATCGCCCGGGCGCTCGCCGTCGAGCCGCAGGTGCTGCTGCTCGACGAGCCCTTGTCGGCGCTCGACCTCAAGCTGCGCCAGCACATGCGCGCGGAGCTGCGCGCGCTCCAGAAGCGCACCGGCGTCACCTTCATCTACATCACGCACGACCAGTCGGAGGCGCTCGCCATGTCCGACCGCATCGCGGTGATGAGCGCGGGCGCGCTCGAGCAGGTCGGCACGCCGCGCGAGCTCTATGCCAACCCCGCCACGCCCTTCGTGGCGGGCTTCGTCGGCGAGATCAACGCCGTCGCGGGCACGGTGACCGCCGTCGAGCGCGGCATGGCGGCGCTGGAGACCCGGATGGGCGTCATGCGCGGGCGGGCGGGACCGGCTCTCGCCGCGGGGCAGCGGGCGAAGCTCTATGTTCGCCCGGAAGTGCTGGTTCCCGGCGACGGCGGCGAGAACCGGCTGACGGCAACCGTCGAACGCATCGACTTCGAGGGCGCGTTCGCGCTGGCGCACGGGCGTCTCGACGACGGCGCCGATCTCGTGGCCTCCCTCCTCGGCGCGGATCCGGGAGCCGGGCTGGAGATCGGCATGCGCGCCTCCTTCGGCTTCGCCGCCGAGCGTGCGGTGGTGCTGGCCGATGGCTGA
- a CDS encoding isochorismatase family protein codes for MKADLRLDLKRTALLVVDLQEDQRSDPLCVADNLDQVLANAAQLLEAARAHGVAVFHAAFVRDFDTRPPRPFEPRADDGGPAFSAKGSPLVAICPEVAPLADEVVIHKNDASAFEEGSLDGRLKALDVEWLVIAGVWTEACIAASVRDAMAAGFRVLLVKDACTSGTPAMHQTGMLNIANRLYGGAIGDTGRAVALLRGAPANVWRNTFPVPFRFRLTNVETMYDSL; via the coding sequence ATGAAGGCGGATCTCAGGCTCGATCTCAAGAGGACGGCGCTGCTCGTGGTCGACCTGCAGGAGGACCAGCGCTCCGATCCGCTCTGCGTCGCGGACAATCTCGACCAAGTCCTCGCCAACGCGGCGCAGCTTCTGGAGGCGGCACGCGCCCATGGCGTCGCGGTGTTTCACGCCGCCTTCGTCCGCGATTTCGACACGCGGCCGCCGCGGCCGTTCGAGCCCCGGGCCGATGACGGCGGACCGGCCTTCAGCGCCAAGGGAAGCCCCCTCGTGGCGATCTGCCCCGAGGTGGCGCCGCTCGCCGACGAGGTGGTGATCCACAAGAACGATGCCAGCGCCTTCGAGGAAGGCTCGCTCGACGGGCGGCTCAAGGCGCTCGATGTCGAGTGGCTCGTCATTGCCGGCGTCTGGACCGAGGCCTGCATTGCCGCCAGCGTCCGCGACGCCATGGCCGCAGGCTTCCGGGTGCTGCTCGTCAAGGACGCCTGCACCAGCGGCACCCCGGCCATGCACCAGACCGGCATGCTCAACATCGCCAATCGGCTCTATGGCGGGGCGATCGGCGACACCGGGCGGGCCGTGGCGCTGCTGCGCGGCGCTCCAGCGAACGTCTGGCGGAACACCTTTCCCGTGCCGTTTCGCTTCAGGCTGACCAATGTCGAGACGATGTACGATTCGCTCTGA